The Rhizoctonia solani chromosome 4, complete sequence genome contains a region encoding:
- a CDS encoding Cleft lip and palate transmembrane protein 1 gives MAHGNLTSRPGQKHMEMGRHISSKHLHIDVVMPEPAAAQAAPTNQNGRQDDEGTVRRILGIVQQVVFFYLLSQLIKNFMSQPSSNTPPIPPTPQSSGAPGAPSKPTQTHAYPYWTPGTKLNLHFLLSESAYELSDPALPHFTWEGIEYGKWDEAREWDGLVNVPQSVMNNGTLWAHIFLTRNGVSPFEGAQRPGDVHHSRKLLTRYMPRRKIRKEKSLLAGGKEEEVEEVEEEEPEDDKSPVSYWHPNVTLTLISDFPHVPFTQVPPPVAEHISVHSDGDKPFYNAILFPNDFWLLKNSMNPINSTTPTLPLHVSFYPLSYMKFTVYASMTDSFDKQPTTSAAEIDELKRMLTETNPILLITTVVVSLLHGLFEILAFKNDISHWKSKKEMVGVSVRTIVTNVVVQLIILLYLIDNNAETSYMILFGQGTGMVIEAWKITKAVDISIVGAGPGSILPYKLDIKDKHVLSEDEKKTQEYDRLAFRYVAYVAIPLLAGYTIYSLIYETHRGWYSFVVSTLTSFVYMFGFAQLVPQLIINYKLKSVAHMPMKAMIYKTLGTVVDDFFAFCIKMPILHRLACFRDDVVFLIFLYQRWIYRVDPKRINEYGQVGEDDLKALADKAKEDPKESKKSK, from the exons ATGGCGCATGGTAACTTGACAAGCCGGCCAGGGCAGAAGCATATGGAGATGGGAC GGCATATCTCCAGCAAGCACCTCCACATTGACGTGGTCATGCCTGAACCGGCCGCAGCACAAGCTGCTCCTACCAACCAGAATGGGCGACAAGATGATGAAGGAACTGTCAGAAGGATTTTGGGAATTGTTCAA CAAGTAGTATTCTTTTATCTACTTTCACAATTGA TCAAGAACTTCATGTCACAACCTTCCTCCAACACCCCTCCAATTCCTCCCACGCCCCAGTCATCCGGTGCTCCCGGTGCACCTTCAAAACCCACACAAACCCACGCCTATCCTTACTGGACTCCTGGAACCAAACTCAACCTCCACTTTCTCCTATCCGAATCGGCATATGAACTCAGCGACCCGGCTCTACCCCATTTTACTTGGGAGGGAATCGAGTATGGCAAATGGGATGAGGCtcgggaatgggatggactCGTCAACGTTCCTCAG TCTGTTATGAACAACGGAACACTTTGGGCCCACATTTTCCTCACCCGGAACGGCGTGTCCCCCTTCGAAGGCGCGCAAAGGCCCGGTGACGTCCACCACTCCAGAAAAC TTTTAACAAGGTATATGCCCCGACGCAAGATCaggaaggagaagagtctTCTTGCTGGCggaaaagaagaagaagtggAGGAggtagaggaagaagaa CCCGAAGACGACAAGTCCCCAGTTTCCTATTGGCATCCT AATGTCACACTCACACTCATCTCCGACTTTCCACATGTTCCGTTTACACAGGTTCCTCCTCCTGTCGCTGAACATATTTCGGTGCATTCTGATGGCGATAAACCCTTTTACAACGCCATTCTCTTCCCGAACGATTTTTGGTTGCTTAAAAACTCAATGAATCCAATTAACTCCACTACCCCAACTCTGCCTCTTCATG TCTCCTTTTATCCTCTGAGCTACATGAAATTTACTGTATATGCTTCGATGACCGATAGCTTCGATAAACAGCCTACGACGAGTGCCGCCGAGATTGACGAGTTAAAGCGTATGCTAACTGAAACAAACCCGATTCTCCTCATTACGACCGTAGTCGTTAGTTTGCTACATGGACTATTCGAAATCCTGGCGTTCAAG AATGATATTAGTCACTGGAAAAGCAAGAAGGAAATGGTCGGCGTATCTGTTAGGACAATCGTTACCAACGTGGTTGTTCAA TTAATCATTCTCCTCTATCTCATTGATAACAACGCCGAAACAAGCTACATGATTCTCTTCGGTCAAGGAACAGGTATGGTTATTGAAGCCTGGAAG ATTACTAAAGCAGTGGACATTTCGATCGTCGGAGCCGGGCCAGGCTCGATTTTACCGTACAAGCTCGATATCAAGG ATAAACACGTGTTGAGCGAAGATGAGAAAAAGACTCAGGA ATACGATCGACTCGCCTTCCGATATGTCGCCTATGTGGCTATTCCGCTTCTTGCTGGGTACACTATTTACTCGCTTATTTATGAAACGCATCGTGGATGGTATTCATTTGTGGTTTCTACGCTTACTTC GTTCGTCTACATGTTCGGATTTGCACAGCTTGTCCCTCAGTTGATCATCAACTACAAGTTGAAGAGCGTGGCGCATATGCCCATGAAG GCCATGATATATAAAACACTCGGAACCGTCGTCGATGACTTTTTCGCCTTTTGTATCAAG ATGCCTATTCTTCATCGACTGGCCTGCTTCCGAGACGATGTGGTATTCCTTATTTTCCTTTACCAGCGCTGGATCTATCGTGTTGATCCCAAACGTATTAACGAATATGGTCAAGTTGGGGAAGACGACCTCAAAGCGTTGGCTGACAAGGCCAAAGAAGATCCCAAAGAGAGCAAGAAGAGCAAGTAG
- a CDS encoding cupin domain-containing protein has translation MADEHTNLRLSVSGSSEPKLDDKSASDIISTTAHSQDTLDAATPTHLEQNKLGEANREHRDVDLLQVEDLHVEPTDTKVTGGNRIQMDIQSCIIHAPDILQPISELVSTTKKDDDRRYSWLNKATGMSERLGIYYQIIPPGYRTACPHAHSKEDELVFCLQGRGTIWQNGWIYPFEPGDVVGWTGGTGITHCVINDTKPVPGQSNGDEEDLILLVVGENKPGEDELHYPHNPERYEAKEVLRWENVTLQNEGGAHPGVARAERPNDTLPGYQLGARPSNIVNWRDQLAPAGEGELFAYATSLSQETGLSGRFGCNLEVIPPGARSSDPHAHSVEDELVFVIQGEGLVWLDGYTFPVSSGDAIGFRGGTGLAHTIINDSDAHGEESSQDLVLWIVGENRRSEDRVVYPMHPEKSGTFPRWWQDAPARKLGGHNGRATNPRI, from the exons ATGGCAGACGAGCACACAAATTTGCGGCTTTCCGTGTCAGGAAGTTCTGAACCTAAGCTAGATGATAAATCTGCTTCAGACATTATTTCTACAACAGCTCATTCGCAAGACACGTTGGACGCGGCGACCCCCACTCACCTTGAACAGAACAAACTGGGCGAGGCTAATCGCGAACATAGAGATGTAGACCTTCTACAAGTAGAGGATTTACATGTGGAACCGACTGATACCAAAGTGACGGGTGGTAATAGGATTCAAATGGATATTCAAAGTTGTATCATCCACGCTCCAGATATTCTTCAGCCGATCTCTGAGCTGGTTTCAACAACTAAGAAAGATGACGATCGACGATACTCTTGGCTCAATAAAGCCACTGGAATGAGTGAACGCCTAGGAATATATTATCAGATTATACCCCCTGGGTATAGAACCGCGT GTCCACATGCGCATTCCAAGGAAGACGAGCTAGTCTTCTGTCTTCAAGGTCGGGGGACTATCTGGCAGAATGGGTGGATATATCCATTTGAACCGGGTGACGTTGTGGGTTGGACAGGGGGCACTGGGATTACCCATTGTGTCATAAACGATACGAAGCCAGTACCAGGCCAATCTAATGGAGATGAGGAAGACCTTATTCTCCTTGTAGTCGGAGAGAATAAACCTGGAGAAGATGAACTCCACTATCCACATAACCCGGAGCGATATGAAGCTAAAGAGGTACTCCGTTGGGAAAACGTTACGTTACAAAATGAAGGCGGGGCCCATCCAGGCGTGGCGCGAGCGGAGCGCCCAAACGACACGCTTCCTGGTTATCAATTAGGCGCCCGACCGAGTAATATCGTCAACTGGAGAGACCAGCTTGCGCCTGCCGGAGAAGGCGAGCTGTTTGCATATGCAACATCATTATCACAGGAGACAGGCTTATCGGGACGTTTTGGTTGTAATCTCGAGGTTATTCCTCCTGGTGCCCGATCTTCTG ACCCACATGCGCACAG TGTCGAAGACGAGCTAGTGTTCGTAATACAAGGTGAGGGTTTAGTATGGCTTGATGGCTATACTTTCCCCGTTTCTTCTGGCGATGCAATTGGTTTCCGGGGTGGAACCGGACTCGCTCACACTATTATCAACGACTCCGATGCCCATGGCGAGGAATCAAGTCAAGATTTGGTGTTGTGGATAGTTGGAGAGAACCGTCGTTCTGAAGATAGAGTGGTGTATCCCATGCATCCCGAGAAGAGTGGAACGTTCCCTAGGTGGTGGCAAG ATGCGCCGGCCCGAAAATTGG GGGGCCATAATGGACGAGCAACGAACCCAAGAATTTAG
- a CDS encoding chitin synthase — MSGRPVLQADEQGGYQDPFHDNQANQAYPLNSYGSSNNIQNPFASTASLPQQPYTQNYAGDNHGPSRYDLHDDEEKPLTSSYGGSYPPMAGPGGFIDPNAYGDPYNGRPGSVYSATSMTPSARQDEQWRRRQTIKRGKTKRVKLQGGNFIADYAVPTAVAKAVEPKYQNINSNEFTHMRYTAATCDPDDFTTENGWSLRTSNYGRQTELLIAVTSYNEDKVLYARTLHGVMMNIRDICKTKQSKYWKKHAEEGTPAWHKITVALIVDGLEPMDKSVLDILATVGVYQDGVMKKEVDKKETVAHIFEYTTQLSIDSDMQLVQPHGEDANNLVPVQIIFVLKAKNQKKINSHRWLFNAIGKMLQPEICVLIDAGTKPGHKSIYYLWEAFYNDPNLGGACGEIHAMIGKAGKKLLNPLVAAQNFEYKMSNILDKPLESSFGYVSVLPGAFSAYRYRAILGRPLEQYFHGDHSLADRLGKKGIHGMNIFTKNMFLAEDRILCFELVAKAGDRWTLTYVKPSKAETDVPESAAELIGQRRRWLNGSFAASVYSIVHFFKLYKSGHGIHVLFHIQALYNVFSLVFSWFALANLWLTFSIIIELLPDQNVYIFGTKAVTFYVNQAFEWIYLAFLALQAFQAVTFTAGSSTGQKLGELLQGTNGVLMAALVATFGIYFISSFLYRDPWHMFSSFPQYMLLAPSFTNVLNTYAFCNLHDVSWGTKGSDKADVLPSVSSTKKEGATAVVEDTEKIQEDIDAAFEETVKRAVTKIDTKEVIEKPTMDDSNKTFRTRLVACWMLSNAALAVLIEQTNGYGVTEVQQKKIQNTYFSVILWCTFGLSMVRFIGCLYYFIRRNLFRMCRRN, encoded by the exons ATGTCCGGACGCCCAGTTCTCCAGGCCGACGAACAAGGCGGATACCAGGATCCGTTCCATGATAACCAAGCTAACCAAGCATACCCCTTGAACTCGTATGGGTCCTCTAACAATATCCAGAATCCGTTTGCGAGCACCGCTAGCTTGCCCCAGCAGCCCTACACTCAGAACTACGCTGGTGATAACCACGGCCCTTCGCGATATGATCTTCACGACGACGAGGAAAAGCCTCTTACAAGCTCCTATGGCGGATCCTATCCCCCGATGGCTGGTCCAGGGGG ATTCATCGACCCTAATGCATACGGCGATCCATACAATGGACGCCCCGGATCCGTCTATTCAGCAACATCCATGACCCCCTCGGCTCGTCAGGACGAGCAATGGCGTCGTCGACAGACCATCAAGCGCGGAAAGACAAAGCGTGTCAAACTCCAAGGCGGGAACTTTATCGCAGAC TACGCGGTCCCGACTGCCGTTGCCAAGGCTGTCGAGCCAAAGTACCAGAACA TTAATTCGAACGAATTCACCCATATGCGCTACACCGCCGCAACCTGCGATCCCGACGACTTTACCACCGAAAACGGATGGAGCCTTCGTACCTCTAACTACGGCCGACAGACTGAACTTCTCATTGCTGTTACGAGTTACAACGAGGACAAGGTCCTCTATGCCCGTACCCTGCACG GTGTCATGATGAACATTCGCGATATCTGCAAGACCAAGCAGTCCAAGTACTGGAAGAAACACGCCGAAGAGGGCACTCCCGCCTGGCACAAAATCACCGTTGCATTGATTGTCGACGGCCTGGAGCCCATGGACAAG TCGGTGCTGGATATTTTGGCTACCGTGGGTGTTTACCAAGACGGTGTCATGAAAAAAGAAGTCGACAAGAAAGAGACCGTAGCTCACATTTTCGAG TATACGACCCAGTTGTCCATCGATTCGGACATGCAGCTTGTGCAGCCTCACGGCGAAGATGCCAACAACCTCGTCCCTGTCCAAATTATTTTCGTCCTCAAGGCAaagaaccagaagaagattaACAGTCATCGATGGCTGTTTAATGCTATTGGCAAGATGCTCCAG CCCGAGATCTGTGTTCTCATTGACGCTGGTACCAAACCTGGACACAAGAGTATTTACTACCTATGGGAG GCGTTCTACAATGACCCCAACTTGGGTGGTGCTTGTGGAGAAATTCACGCTATGATTGGCAAGGCGGGAAAGAAACTGCTCAACCCACTCGTCGCTGCTCAAAACTTTGAGTACAAGATGAGTAACATTCTTGATAAACCCCTGGAGAGTAGTTTCGGCTA TGTCTCTGTGTTGCCTGGTGCCTTCTCTGCCTACAGATACCGCGCCATTCTTGGCCGCCCGCTGGAGCAATACTTCCATGGTGATCACTCGC TGGCCGATCGTCTCGGCAAGAAGGGTATTCACGGCATGAACATCTTCACCAAGAACATGTTCTTGGCCGAGGATCGTATCCTGTGTTTCGAATTGGTAGCCAAGGCTGGCGACAGGTGGACCTTGACCTACGTCAAGCCCAGCAAGGCCGAGACTGACGTTCCCGAGTCGGCTGCTGAGCTTATTGGTCAACGTCGTCGATGGCTGAACGGTTCGTTTGCCGCGTCTGTATATTCGATTGTGCACTTCTTCAAGCTTTACAAATCTGGTCATGGTATC CATGTTCTTTTCCACATTCAGGCACTCTACAACGTCTTTTCGCTTGTCTTTTCCTGGTTCGCGCTGGCCAATCTGTGGCTCACTTTCTCCATTATCATTGAGCTCTTGCCGGACCAAAATGTCTACATTTTTGGTACCAAGGCTGTGACATTCTACGTCAACCAGGCATTCGAATGGATTTACCTCGCGTTTTTGGCTCTGCA AGCGTTCCAG GCTGTCACGTTTACAGCAGGCTCTTCGACTGGTCAAAAGCTCGGAGAACTGTTGCAGGGGACGAACGGTGTGCTTATGGCTGCGTTGGTCGCTACGTTTGGTATCTACTTTATCTCGTCGTTCCTATAC CGTGACCCTTGGCACATGTTTTCGAGTTTCCCGCAGTACATGCTTTTGGCACCCAGCTTCACCAACGTCCTCAATACTTATGCTTTCTGCAACTT GCACGATGTGAGTtggggaaccaagggaagcGACAAGGCGGATGTTCTCCCGTCCGTCTCGTCCACCAAGAAGGAAGGCGCAACAGCTGTTGTGGAAGACACTGAGAAAATCCAAGAAGATATCGACGCTGCATTTGAGGAAACTGTCAAGCGTGCAGTGACCAAGATTGACACCAAGGAAGTCATTGAAAAGCCCACGATGGATGATTCGAACAAGACATTCAGAACTCGATTGGT TGCATGCTGGATGTTGTCCAACGCTGCGTTGGCGGTGTTGATCGAGCAAACGAATGGATATGGTGTGACTGAAGTGCAACAAAAGAAGATCCAGAATACATACTTCAGTGTTATCTTGTGGTGCACGTTTGGATTGAGTATGGTTCGCTTCATTGGC TGTCTATACTACTTTATCCGACGCAACTTGTTCCGCATGTGCCGACGCAactaa
- a CDS encoding Gly-Xaa carboxypeptidase, with amino-acid sequence MGVPKNAKQESELPWTATSEPVGRKNFKNTRLALIGALFAGLLVLYPISCSIPNHPPHRTEHAVNLRDVCPQVDPLQPASDANRKLAEELGAAFNDPKFEAVAAEYLGAAVRIPTESYDKMGPVGTDPRWDVFYKFSEHLEKTFPKVHGTLSRTRINTHALLYHWPGSDSSLKPILLTAHQDVVPVEPNTVDSWIHPPYSGYYDGTWIWGRGSTDDKSGLVGILVTLERLIESGFKPKRGILVGFGMDEEASGLHGAQHIAKYIEEHYGENSVSVLVDEGGGIMTIGDTSVAGPAVSEKGYLDVRLEVATPGGHSSAPPEHTSIGILASLLVQIESTPYTPGLPRSSPIYSFLQCFAAHVPSLPTSFRDSILDSICPTDASAHQRRRCDKALQDVEHSLFDASSDWNNGDEFAARTYRSLLRTTQAVDMINGGVKANALPELASAVVNHRIRTDSSVSELKDTITSKLVPLAEKFNLTLTSFSRTNVTTGKIGTLTLSDAWGTALDPAPITPTEGDEAAAYKLLSGVIRHTRADKKTVVSPAIMGGNTDTRYYWKVTPNIFRYSHMSDQDIYNGAHTINEATRASGFVETIQFFKNFILTADDSTDL; translated from the exons ATGGGAGTCCCCAAGAACGCAAAGCAAGAGTCAGAGCTTCCATGGACGGCGACCAGTGAACCTGTGGGCCGTAAGAACTTCAAAAATACTCGCCTGGCACTCATTGGCGCGCTTTTTGCTGGTCTACTCGTGCTTTATCCTATTTCCTGCTCTATACCGAACCACCCGCCTCATCGTACCGAACATGCTGTGAACTTGCGGGATGTATGCCCCCAAGTTGACCCACTTCAGCCCGCTTCGGACGCTAACCGCAAGCTGGCCGAGGAGCTGGGTGCTGCATTCAACGACCCGAAATTTGAAGCTGTTGCTGCCGAATACCTCGGTGCAGCAGTGAGAATTCC AACCGAGTCGTATGACAAGATGGGTCCGGTTGGGACTGACCCACGGTGGGATGTCTTTTATAAGTTCTCAGAACACCTTGAGAAAACCTTCCCCAAAGT GCATGGGACGTTGAGCCGGACTCGAATCAACACCCATGCTCTGCTATACCACTGGCCGGGCTCTGATAGCTCTCTCAAGCCCATTCTTCTCACCGCGCATCAAGATGTGGTTCCTGTTGAACCCAACACCGTGGATTCTTGGATCCACCCGCCTTACTCCGGTTACTACGATGGCACATGGATCTGGGGCCGTGGCTCTACAGACGATAAGAGTGGTCTGGTTGGGATCTTAGTGACGCTTGAGAGGTTGATTGAGAGTGGATTCAAACCAAAACGTGGAATTCTCGTTGGGTTTGGTATGGACGAAGAGGCTAGTGGACTCCAC GGTGCCCAACATATTGCTAAATACATTGAGGAGCACTATGGTGAAAATAGTGTCTCTGTCCTCGTTGACGAAGGAG GTGGAATCATGACAATTGGAGACACCTCGGTCGCTGGGCCTGCAGTTTCAGAGAAAGGATACTTGGACGTACGACTAGAGGTTGCTACTCCTGGTGGTCACTCTAGCGCGCCGCCAGAACATACG TCCATTGGCATTCTTGCGTCTCTGTTGGTTCAAATCGAGTCTACACCATACACTCCAGGCCTTCCTCGGTCCTCTCCTATCTATAGCTTCCTTCAATGCTTCGCTGCCCATGTCCCATCGCTACCCACCTCCTTCCGGGACTCTATCCTGGATTCGATCTGCCCAACAGACGCTTCTGCACACCAGCGCCGAAGGTGTGACAAGGCGTTGCAAGATGTTGAGCATTCTCTCTTTGATGCGTCTtcagactggaacaacggaGATGAATTTGCGGCTCGCACGTACCGAAGCTTGCTACGTACCACTCAAGCGGTAGACATGATCAACGGTGGTGTCAAGGCGAATGCTCTTCCCGAGTTAGCGAGCGCGGTTGTCAATCATCGAATCCGGACTGATAG CTCTGTATCGGAACTCAAAGACACCATCACATCCAAGCTCGTCCCTCTTGCAGAAAAGTTTAACCTTACTTTAACATCTTTCTCTCGCACAAATGTTACCACTGGCAAAATTGGCACACTTACTCTTTCAGACGCATGGGGAACTGCTCTCGACCCCGCCCCTATTACACCCACCGAGGGAGACGAAGCCGCCGCATACAAACTACTCAGTGGTGTCATCAGGCATACCAGAGCGGACAAGAAGACGGTTGTTAGCCCAGCAATCATGGGTGGGAATACAG ACACTCGCTACTACTGGAAAGTAACCCCCAATATCTTCCGCTACTCCCACATGTCCGATCAAGATATCTATAATGGCGCGCATACAATCAACGAAG CAACACGCGCGTCCGGGTTTGTGGAGACAATCCAGTTCTTCAAGAATTTTATCCTAACGGCCGACGACTCGACCGATCTTTGA
- a CDS encoding glycerophosphoryl diester phosphodiesterase, with the protein MLSEILSLSSYPVLESQMARLATTLLLAAELAFGLPTAWPVFSRAPKAYDIQGHRGSRGATVESTLPAFAWGLIYGVKTLEFDNGITKDGHVLVWHDESIDGTKCKDTKPVAKDDPLFPYVGKYVANLTLAQIKTLDCGSERLDGFPLQALYPGTKLSTLPELFDFLDCADPGHEVELNIESKVDAQFPNLTRSPEDFANAQYKLFKSSKYYGKITYQSFDWRTLVLMKKLDPKITRAALIDSTTVYGVNNSTSTWLAGLRPDSFSGATLGVQIAQAAKSIDSNILSPAATDGSSGSLDPNTPGYKSFTTEDMVKEAHKSGMLVKPWTVNRLNIAEQIYGWGVDGIITDYPEVVRRWALLKGVSVSKTYDQNKVLKCLKKHIQTVINALHVIQLAWVINSKLRDRTTTPNRMYAGSTKQSEPPSSSVDEQSSHKRRLHTTMIGVLFVTLVAPYQFAGSLSGYLYDVSGSRGTHDASLSGVCLQVEPLAPTSNINRKLAENLEITLSDPSFEAVAAEYLGGAVRIPTESYDVMDPVGIDPRWEVFYKFSEHLLKTYPKVHATMTQTRINTHGLLYHWPGSDSSLKPILLTAHQDVVPVDPSTVDSWIHPPYSGHYDGTWVWGRGSVDDKSGLVGIMITLEKLIESGFKPKRGILVGFGIDEESTGGPIVFIGCEQNFKVHRRAFWQGQHLNAHSIEEIEGISVALPAIGEKGYLDVSIEVATPGGHSSVPPAHTTIGILASLITKIESTPYVPSLARSSPVYGLLQCFAAHVPSIPSSVRSSIFRSICPPGASPGQLRKCDEALQELEHILFEADSDLNQGNEEKARVYRSLLGTTQAIDMIQGGVKANALPELASAIVNHRIRTDSSVLALQDDITTKLIPLVKEYNLTLTAFSHVNVTIGGGGNVKLSDAFNTALEPAPVSPIEGPGAAAYRLLSGVIRKTQGHKTIVSPALMGGNTDTQFYWNLTSNIFRYSHLSEGDIYAGIHTINEALRVKGFVKMIRFFKNLILTADDAINI; encoded by the exons ATGTTGAGCGAgatcttgagcttgagcTCCTACCCGGTCCTCGAATCCCAAATGGCCCGACTGGCAACGACCCTCTTGCTCGCGGCCGAGCTTGCGTTTGGGCTGCCTACTGCCTGGCCTGTCTTTTCGCGAGCGCCCAAGGCCTATGATATCCAGGGGCACCGAGGGAGCCGGGGTGCGACGGTCGAGAGCACTTTGCCCGCTTTTGCTTG GGGGCTCATTTATGGAGTCAAGACCTTGGAATTCGATAATGGGATAACGAAGGACGGACA TGTGCTCGTCTGGCATGATGAAAGTATCGATGGGACCAAGTGTAAGGATACCAAACCAGTCGCAAAGGACGACCCTCTGTTCCCTTATGTTGGAAAG TATGTTGCAAACTTGACACTCGCGCAAATCAAGACGTTGGATTGTGGTTCGGAGCGGCTGGATGGCTTCC CTCTCCAGGCACTTTACCCCGGAACTAAGCTCTCTACCCTCCCCGAGCTCTTTGACTTTTTGGATTGTGCAGACCCAGGACATGAGGTCGAATTAAATATCGAGTCCAAAGTCGATGCTCAGTTCCCTAATTTGACTCGCTCTCCTGAAGATTTTGCGAATGCCCAGTACAAGTTGTTCAAGTCGAGCAAGTACTATGGGAAGATCACATACCAAAGCTTTGATTGGCGAACTTTGGTTTTGATGAAG AAACTGGACCCAAAGATCACCCGTGCCGCTTTGATCGACAG CACTACTGTGTATGGTGTGAATAACTCTACTTCAACTTGGCTCGCTGGCCTTCGCCCAGACTCGTTCTCTGGAGCCACGCTTGGCGTTCAAATTGCCCAGGCCGCAAAAAGCATCGATTCCAATATTTTGTCACCTGCTGCGACCGACGGCTCATCCGGCTCGCTTGACCCGAATACCCCGGGTTATAAATCATTCACGACTGAAGATATGGTTAAAGAGGCTCATAAGAGTGGGATGCTTGTTAAGCCTTGGACT GTCAATCGACTGAATATTGCAGAGCAAATCTATGGGTGGGGAGTTGATGGTATTATCACTGATT ATCCAGAGGTTGTGCGTCGCTGGGCGCTCCTCAAGGGAGTGTCAGTCTCCAAGACATATGATCAAAACAAGGTTCTTAAATGCTTGAAAAAACACATCCAAACGGT TATAAATGCTCTCCACGTGATCCAGTTGGCATGGGTCATAAATAGCAAGCTCAGGGATCGTACAACCACGCCCAACAGAATGTACGCTGGAAGCACGAAGCAGTCGGAACCCCCCTCGAGCTCTGTAGATGAGCAATCCAGTCACAAAAGACGCTTACATACGACTATGATTGGAGTCCTATTCGTCACTCTCGTAGCACCATATCAGTTCGCTGGCTCATTGTCAGGTTATCTATACGACGTATCTGGTTCTCGTGGAACCCATGACGCAAGTTTGAGTGGCGTGTGTCTCCAGGTCGAGCCACTTGCACCAACCTCAAATATTAACCGTAAACTAGCGGAAAACTTGGAGATCACTCTATCAGACCCAAGTTTTGAGGCGGTTGCAGCCGAGTATCTAGGTGGAGCTGTCCGGATCCC TACCGAATCTTATGATGTGATGGATCCCGTTGGCATAGATCCCCGCTGGGAGGTATTTTATAAGTTCTCAGAGCATTTGCTCAAGACTTACCCAAAAGT TCACGCAACCATGACTCAGACTCGAATCAACACTCATGGTTTGCTCTACCACTGGCCGGGCTCTGATAGCTCTCTCAAGCCTATTCTTCTCACTGCTCACCAAGATGTCGTTCCGGTTGATCCAAGTACTGTTGATTCTTGGATTCACCCACCTTACTCTGGCCATTATGATGGCACATGGGTCTGGGGCCGTGGATCGGTGGACGACAAGAGTGGCTTGGTCGGGATTATGATCACACTAGAAAAACTAATTGAGAGTGGATTCAAACCGAAACGTGGTATCCTCGTAGGTTTCGGAATCGACGAAGAATCCACTG GTGGTCCAATTGTATTCATAGGGTGCGAGCAGAATTTCAAAGTACATCGAAGAGCATTTTGGCAGGGACAGCATCTCAATGCTC ACAGCATCGAAGAGATTGAAGGGATATCGGTGGCGCTACCTGCGATAGGTGAGAAGGGTTATCTTGACGTTAGTATCGAGGTAGCCACACCTGGCGGGCACTCTAGCGTACCGCCAGCGCATACA ACCATTGGTATACTTGCATCGCTCATAACCAAGATCGAATCTACACCTTATGTGCCATCACTCGCGCGATCTTCTCCTGTCTACGGTCTTCTTCAGTGTTTTGCAGCCCATGTCCCATCTATCCCATCTTCCGTCCGCTCTTCTATTTTCAGGTCTATTTGCCCTCCCGGAGCTTCTCCGGGCCAGTTACGAAAGTGCGATGAAGCTCTACAAGAACTTGAGCATATTCTATTCGAAGCAGATTCTGACTTAAACCAGGGAAATGAAGAGAAAGCAAGGGTATATCGAAGTCTGTTGGGGACAACGCAGGCTATCGACATGATTCAAGGTGGGGTAAAGGCGAATGCACTACCCGAACTAGCAAGCGCAATTGTCAATCATCGAATTCGAACTGATAG CTCGGTCCTCGCACTTCAAGATGATATTACCACAAAGCTTATTCCTCTAGTCAAGGAGTATAATCTCACCTTGACGGCTTTCTCACATGTGAATGTAACAATTGGCGGAGGTGGAAACGTCAAGTTATCCGACGCGTTCAACACTGCACTGGAGCCTGCCCCTGTAAGCCCTATTGAGGGCCCCGGGGCAGCAGCATACCGTCTATTGAGTGGAGTCATTAGGAAAACACAAGGACATAAAACGATCGTTAGTCCCGCACTCATGGGCGGAAATACAG ACACCCAATTCTACTGGAACTTGACCTCCAATATATTCCGATACTCCCACTTGTCCGAAGGGGATATTTATGCTGGCATTCACACAATCAATGAAG CGTTACGCGTAAAGGGATTTGTGAAAATGATACGGTTCTTCAAAAACCTGATTTTAACTGCTGATGATGCGATAAATATTTAG